A genomic stretch from Desulfotignum balticum DSM 7044 includes:
- a CDS encoding helicase-related protein gives MKQLSRGVMHKSRFLSASALAGLKDFQKRTVEYVFKRLYGDDSTSRFLIADEVGLGKTLVARGIIAKTLEHLQDQVDRVDVIYICSNAAIATQNVNRLNVSETAGFSIATRLTYLPRQVLSLRKNKVNFISLTPGTAFDHARSRGGHADERAILYQILWHLPWAQSVNQKRYRNGLRNMLQATAGRAGWKQKVAESEEWDLDRDLSVGFRKKVLAERELYNQLKDCCWCFRRYKKNILPEDSELRYDLIGKLRSKLASVCLSALEPDLVILDEFQRFKHLLEGDDEASMLATALFEHPAVRVLLLSATPYKMFTLDQENDEDDHYPDFIRTLNFLLNDSGKVDEVKSLLSEHRKSLHACAKGSEYHPEKKIQLEQSLLKVMCRTERVATTRDHNSMLTEIERIAPLMPADLQHAATVDAVSICVKEREPIEYWKSAPYLINFLKHYDLRHKLDAQLNKPSDTLRRTLSSANGQLLKKEMFEDYQSLDPANPRMRVLFEDTIDKGMWQLLWMPPSMPYVEPGGVFRDKDGLTKALVFSSWSVVPDAVASICSYEAERKMTSGTSILHSELYEKIKPLLRFAVATKDNRLTGMPVIAWLLPSPILAFKIDPLEIALSRGCGPLNIHDLKNEVKSICRNLIETLPDGDEGTRADKRWYWAAPILLDSHNGLLDWCKNKSGWRSATPDHESGTRFKDHIDMLLNMAEGNIPLGPQPDDLVDVLCDLALAGPGICALRALHRITTDLDVSDHSLLSAAARIASGFRSLFNMPETIAMLRGSAEETYWRLTLQYGIEGNLQAVLDEYVHVLRESLGLQEHSPSEQLAGIAECIQSVLSLRTAQIRIDEIETSGDGFKVNDFSTRCRFALRFGDIRDDNNQALVRADSVRDAFNSPFRPFVLASTSIGQEGLDFHTWCHAVVHWNLPSNPVDLEQREGRVHRYKGHAVRKNVAERYGLTALSGFHEGGDPWQTLFQIATRGKSNGHSDLIPYWIFEDGSARVERRIPLLPYSKEIGKLKRLKQGLALYRMVFGQPRQEDLLFSLSQNGNIESVDLTDWLISLQPPINEPQAQEEDKSGE, from the coding sequence TTGAAACAGCTATCGCGGGGCGTGATGCATAAAAGCCGTTTTTTGTCAGCGTCCGCTCTTGCCGGACTTAAAGATTTCCAGAAAAGGACGGTGGAATACGTCTTCAAAAGATTATACGGAGATGACTCGACTTCCCGATTTTTAATTGCCGATGAAGTAGGTCTTGGAAAGACACTTGTTGCCCGGGGAATCATTGCCAAGACTCTGGAACATTTGCAAGACCAAGTGGATCGGGTTGATGTGATCTACATCTGCTCCAATGCCGCCATCGCAACCCAAAATGTAAACCGGCTTAACGTCAGCGAAACAGCCGGTTTTTCAATCGCCACACGTCTGACCTATCTTCCCAGACAAGTACTGTCTTTGCGAAAGAACAAAGTGAATTTCATCAGCCTGACTCCTGGTACCGCTTTCGATCATGCCCGAAGTCGAGGGGGGCATGCAGACGAGCGAGCCATTCTCTACCAAATTCTATGGCACCTCCCCTGGGCGCAAAGTGTCAATCAGAAGCGATACAGGAATGGTTTGCGGAACATGCTTCAGGCGACTGCTGGTCGTGCAGGTTGGAAACAAAAAGTGGCGGAGTCAGAGGAATGGGATCTTGACCGTGATTTGTCTGTTGGTTTCCGGAAAAAAGTGTTGGCCGAACGTGAACTTTACAATCAATTAAAAGACTGTTGTTGGTGTTTTAGAAGGTATAAAAAAAACATTCTTCCAGAGGATTCAGAGCTTCGCTACGACCTTATCGGAAAGCTCAGAAGCAAGTTAGCTTCTGTGTGCCTTTCTGCACTTGAACCCGATTTGGTCATCCTTGATGAGTTCCAACGATTCAAACACCTATTGGAGGGAGATGACGAAGCCTCCATGCTGGCGACTGCGCTTTTTGAACATCCAGCCGTTCGGGTTCTTTTGCTCTCCGCAACACCTTACAAAATGTTCACACTTGATCAGGAAAATGACGAGGACGACCATTATCCAGATTTTATAAGAACATTGAATTTCCTGTTAAATGACTCCGGCAAAGTAGATGAAGTAAAAAGTCTCTTATCTGAACACCGAAAGTCGCTTCATGCCTGCGCAAAGGGCTCTGAATACCATCCAGAGAAGAAGATCCAACTTGAACAGTCTCTTCTCAAGGTAATGTGTCGAACGGAACGAGTTGCCACAACACGTGATCATAATTCGATGCTGACTGAAATAGAACGGATTGCCCCTTTAATGCCAGCAGACTTGCAACATGCTGCGACGGTTGACGCTGTATCAATCTGCGTCAAGGAAAGAGAGCCAATAGAATACTGGAAGTCAGCTCCTTACCTGATTAATTTCCTGAAACATTATGATTTGAGACATAAGCTGGATGCCCAGTTGAATAAACCTTCTGATACTCTCCGCCGGACTCTTTCCTCAGCAAACGGGCAATTACTTAAGAAAGAAATGTTTGAAGATTATCAGTCTCTCGATCCTGCGAATCCGAGGATGCGTGTGCTTTTCGAGGATACGATTGATAAGGGCATGTGGCAACTATTGTGGATGCCGCCCTCCATGCCTTATGTCGAACCGGGAGGAGTATTCCGTGACAAGGATGGCTTAACCAAGGCCCTTGTCTTTTCCTCTTGGAGTGTGGTCCCAGATGCGGTGGCATCAATCTGCTCCTATGAAGCTGAGCGCAAGATGACCTCCGGAACATCGATTCTCCATAGCGAGCTCTATGAGAAGATCAAGCCATTGCTGCGGTTTGCTGTAGCCACGAAAGATAATCGGTTGACTGGTATGCCCGTCATTGCTTGGCTTCTGCCATCTCCAATACTTGCCTTCAAGATAGATCCGCTCGAAATCGCATTGAGCCGAGGATGTGGACCGTTGAACATCCATGATCTGAAAAATGAGGTTAAGAGCATTTGTCGAAATCTGATCGAAACCCTACCTGATGGTGATGAAGGGACGCGGGCTGATAAACGGTGGTATTGGGCTGCTCCTATTCTTCTCGATTCCCACAACGGACTGTTGGATTGGTGTAAAAACAAATCAGGATGGAGATCTGCTACCCCTGATCATGAATCAGGCACTCGGTTCAAAGATCACATCGATATGTTGCTCAACATGGCAGAAGGTAATATACCCTTGGGTCCTCAGCCGGATGATTTGGTAGATGTGCTTTGTGACCTTGCTCTTGCAGGTCCAGGCATTTGTGCATTACGGGCGCTTCATCGTATCACAACCGACCTCGATGTGTCTGACCATAGCTTGCTGTCGGCTGCTGCCAGAATTGCATCTGGTTTTCGCTCCCTCTTTAATATGCCTGAAACCATTGCAATGTTGCGAGGCTCTGCAGAGGAAACCTATTGGCGATTGACACTTCAATACGGCATTGAGGGTAACCTCCAAGCCGTCCTCGACGAATATGTACATGTTTTACGAGAATCTTTGGGGCTCCAAGAGCATTCTCCAAGCGAACAGTTGGCTGGAATTGCCGAGTGCATCCAGTCTGTGTTGTCGCTGCGGACTGCCCAGATTCGCATTGATGAAATAGAGACGTCTGGGGATGGTTTTAAGGTTAATGATTTCAGCACTCGTTGTCGTTTTGCACTTCGATTTGGAGATATTCGAGACGACAATAACCAAGCACTTGTCCGTGCTGATTCGGTGCGTGATGCCTTTAACTCCCCGTTTCGCCCATTTGTTTTGGCTTCAACCTCAATAGGTCAAGAGGGATTGGATTTTCATACATGGTGTCATGCAGTGGTACATTGGAATCTGCCCTCTAATCCAGTTGACCTTGAACAACGTGAAGGACGAGTACATCGATACAAGGGCCATGCAGTCAGAAAAAACGTTGCTGAACGATATGGTTTAACAGCTCTGTCTGGATTTCACGAGGGAGGCGATCCATGGCAGACACTTTTTCAGATTGCGACTCGAGGTAAATCCAATGGACATTCCGATCTCATCCCGTACTGGATCTTTGAAGATGGTTCTGCCCGGGTGGAACGACGTATACCGTTACTTCCATACAGCAAGGAGATCGGGAAACTCAAACGGCTGAAGCAGGGCTTGGCTCTTTACCGAATGGTTTTCGGGCAACCCCGTCAGGAAGATCTCCTCTTCAGCCTTAGTCAGAATGGAAATATTGAATCGGTAGATTTGACTGATTGGCTGATCTCACTGCAACCACCAATAAATGAACCACAAGCTCAGGAGGAGGATAAAAGTGGTGAGTAG
- a CDS encoding FAD-dependent oxidoreductase: MSKRVIIVGAVALGPKVACRLRRLDPDAQITVIDRDNLISYGGCGIPYYVGGDINDLEGLCSTSSHVLRDPAFFRSSKGVNILPRVEAMSIDREGKMLHIRHLDTEKQEVLPYDKLVIATGATPVRPPIPGADLPRVFTVSNLHSARDIKDTISKGKVGRAVVVGAGAIGIEMAEALTDLWGVDTTIVEMADQILPAALGKNMSRVVEMELKQNNVTVLLSQKVDKINGDDTSGVTSVEVGGKTLPCDLVVMSAGVRPNTRFAKDAGLAVGSSGALLVDRGLRTTDPHIYAGGDCVELRNLVNGENMTMPLGSLANRQGRIIANNIHGRASKFKGTVGTFCIKAFDMAAAKAGLTFAQARAIGYDPVHAVVAQSDRAHFYPSSRIMYIHLIADRKTRRILGIESVGGQGDAVKARVDAVAPLLSAGIDVDEVCSLETGYAPPFASAMDIINNAGNVLDNILEGRNVPMDPVDFVREFAKDQIQVMDVRDPKEAAPFIEKYKDKWMNIPQDQLRDRLDEVPSDRPLCLVCGTGARSYECQVLLNQKGFDNVCNVQGGHAMILAVAPDFMDI, translated from the coding sequence GTGAGTAAACGCGTGATTATTGTCGGCGCCGTGGCTTTAGGCCCCAAAGTGGCGTGCCGGCTCAGACGGCTGGATCCGGATGCGCAAATTACCGTGATTGACAGGGACAATCTGATTTCATATGGGGGATGCGGCATCCCTTATTATGTGGGCGGGGATATCAATGATCTGGAAGGGCTTTGTTCCACCTCTTCCCATGTGCTGCGTGATCCGGCATTTTTCAGGTCCAGCAAAGGGGTGAATATTCTGCCCCGGGTGGAGGCAATGTCCATTGACCGGGAGGGGAAAATGCTGCATATCCGTCACCTGGACACGGAAAAACAAGAAGTCCTGCCTTATGATAAACTGGTGATCGCCACCGGGGCGACGCCGGTCCGGCCCCCGATTCCCGGCGCAGACCTGCCCCGGGTATTTACTGTGTCCAATCTTCATTCTGCCAGGGATATCAAAGATACCATCTCCAAGGGAAAAGTGGGCCGTGCCGTGGTGGTCGGAGCCGGTGCCATCGGGATCGAAATGGCCGAGGCATTGACCGATCTGTGGGGCGTGGATACCACCATCGTTGAGATGGCGGATCAGATTCTGCCGGCAGCCCTGGGAAAGAACATGTCCAGGGTAGTGGAGATGGAATTGAAGCAGAACAACGTCACGGTCCTGCTGTCTCAAAAAGTGGATAAAATCAACGGCGATGACACATCCGGGGTGACATCCGTGGAAGTCGGGGGGAAAACCCTGCCGTGCGATCTGGTGGTCATGTCCGCCGGGGTCCGGCCCAACACCCGGTTTGCCAAAGATGCCGGGCTGGCTGTGGGCAGTTCCGGGGCTCTTTTGGTGGACCGGGGGCTGCGCACCACAGATCCGCATATCTATGCCGGGGGTGACTGCGTGGAGCTCAGAAACCTGGTCAACGGCGAAAACATGACCATGCCGCTGGGGTCTCTGGCCAACCGCCAGGGCCGGATCATTGCCAACAACATTCATGGCCGGGCTTCCAAATTCAAGGGCACTGTGGGCACTTTCTGCATCAAGGCCTTTGACATGGCCGCAGCCAAAGCCGGGCTGACCTTTGCCCAGGCCCGGGCCATCGGATACGATCCCGTCCATGCCGTGGTGGCCCAGTCGGACAGGGCCCATTTTTATCCCTCGTCCCGGATCATGTATATTCACCTGATTGCCGACCGGAAAACCCGGCGAATCTTAGGCATTGAATCTGTGGGCGGTCAGGGAGATGCAGTCAAGGCCCGGGTGGATGCGGTGGCGCCTTTGCTTTCCGCCGGCATTGATGTGGACGAGGTCTGTTCCCTTGAAACCGGGTATGCCCCGCCCTTTGCATCGGCCATGGATATCATCAACAATGCCGGCAATGTGCTGGACAACATCCTGGAAGGGCGCAACGTGCCCATGGATCCCGTGGATTTTGTCCGTGAATTTGCCAAAGACCAGATCCAGGTCATGGATGTCAGGGATCCCAAAGAAGCGGCCCCGTTTATTGAAAAATACAAGGACAAATGGATGAATATTCCCCAGGACCAGCTCCGGGACCGGCTGGATGAGGTGCCGTCCGACAGACCCCTTTGCCTGGTCTGCGGTACGGGAGCCCGGTCTTATGAGTGCCAGGTGCTGCTCAATCAGAAAGGGTTTGACAATGTCTGCAACGTCCAGGGGGGCCATGCCATGATCCTGGCCGTGGCACCGGATTTTATGGACATTTGA
- a CDS encoding glycosyltransferase, whose translation MNICMFTNTYLPHVGGVARSVHTFSRDLQKKGHQVLIVAPTFAGDDADNSEDVIILRVPAIQNFNGSDFSMRIPVPFYIDEKLDAFAPDIIHSHHPYLLGDAAFRAARRRRLPLIFTHHTLYEEYTHYVAGENDNFKQFARNLSTMYANLCDQVVAPSKSIADLIKKRGVTTPVAQIPTGVDIQFFASGDGQGFKKTYHIPENAVVIGHVGRLAPEKNLVYLAESVARSMQSLEDTWFCVAGDGPDRQKIHDIFTDCNLAHRLVLTGNLTGKALADAYQAMDLFVFSSQSETQGMVLTEAMAAKTPVVALDGPGVREVVENQKNGRLLPEDADQSAFFRAIRDAVSDSEKLRFWQKHASQTALKFSRQTCVNKLLDLYATAVSPKDDRAENEDKETEPWESFLVALQTEWELIAEKAQSLTLLNRDDGT comes from the coding sequence ATGAATATCTGCATGTTCACCAATACTTACCTGCCCCATGTGGGCGGGGTGGCCCGGTCGGTACACACCTTTTCCAGGGACCTGCAAAAAAAGGGACACCAGGTGCTCATTGTTGCACCGACCTTTGCCGGAGACGATGCCGACAACAGTGAAGATGTCATTATTCTGCGGGTCCCTGCCATCCAGAATTTCAACGGCAGTGACTTTTCCATGCGCATTCCCGTGCCGTTTTACATTGACGAAAAACTGGATGCATTTGCCCCGGATATCATTCACAGCCACCACCCGTATCTGCTTGGCGATGCCGCCTTCAGGGCTGCCCGGCGGCGCAGGCTGCCCCTGATCTTCACCCACCACACCCTGTATGAAGAATATACCCATTATGTGGCCGGGGAAAATGACAATTTCAAGCAGTTTGCCAGGAATCTGTCCACCATGTACGCCAATTTATGCGACCAGGTGGTGGCGCCCAGCAAAAGCATTGCCGATCTGATTAAAAAACGCGGCGTCACCACACCGGTAGCACAAATTCCCACAGGCGTGGACATACAGTTTTTTGCTTCAGGGGACGGGCAGGGTTTTAAAAAAACGTACCACATCCCGGAAAATGCCGTTGTCATCGGACATGTGGGCCGGCTTGCCCCTGAAAAAAATCTGGTGTATCTGGCTGAAAGCGTTGCCAGATCCATGCAATCCCTTGAAGACACCTGGTTTTGTGTGGCAGGAGACGGTCCGGACCGGCAAAAAATCCATGATATATTTACAGACTGCAACCTTGCCCACCGGCTGGTTCTCACAGGAAACCTCACGGGTAAAGCCCTGGCCGATGCGTACCAGGCCATGGATCTATTTGTTTTTTCATCACAATCCGAAACCCAGGGCATGGTGCTCACCGAAGCCATGGCCGCAAAAACACCCGTTGTTGCCCTGGATGGTCCGGGGGTCCGGGAAGTGGTGGAAAACCAGAAAAACGGGAGACTGCTTCCTGAAGATGCAGATCAAAGTGCGTTTTTCCGGGCCATCCGGGATGCCGTGTCTGATTCTGAAAAATTGCGCTTCTGGCAGAAGCACGCAAGCCAGACAGCCCTGAAATTCAGCAGACAAACCTGTGTCAATAAGCTTCTCGACCTCTATGCCACCGCTGTTTCTCCTAAAGATGACCGGGCTGAAAATGAAGATAAGGAAACAGAACCCTGGGAATCATTTTTGGTTGCCCTTCAAACCGAATGGGAACTGATCGCTGAAAAAGCCCAGTCCCTCACCTTGTTGAACCGGGATGATGGTACCTGA
- a CDS encoding phospholipase D family protein, with amino-acid sequence MLNPNSRSLYTSALTPPPGMIFDEAIATTFSMDPALLLEAPVYLALMAADGQSDPDPLSVLEAIRRYSNKMTVYVQKGRIQVPQIAKPNPLFGFLEQMVVEVTASGGGVFHPKIWAIRFISPDQSSSMYRLVVLTRNMTTDQSWDLSLQLEGTIAGRKSKLNKPLAYFFKALPDLSSGMIASERLEQSFRFAKELHRVQWELPDGFDELTFYLPGTKGFDWEPPIANRMAVISPFCSDEALQALAKKSKAADALISRPETLSALKKDTLDLFTQCLHLDDAAEIEDGEEDDVTEQPLATGLHAKAYLFETRYYSDYTHVVMGSANVTNAALSASKNVEILVGLVGRKSKVGGIDELLGADGLGEYLIDFDTTKEIETDSVRQESEEFIEKARVLISEAALSIECNSGSKDGLWDLVLAGKIPSLKGIVSASSWPITVIRDFAVDILANDDRDMISLGEFSASSVTGLIAFELKSNHPDVMARFVLNLPVTGIPDERNSAILQTVISNQDGFIRYLMLLLGDDSSSGLDPGNGSGVAKWLVQLAAGEDIPLLEELTLTYSRHPERLKEISKLVQELSQGGPNTIIPDDFLNLWNIFETAIAGRDA; translated from the coding sequence ATGCTGAACCCAAACTCCCGAAGCTTATATACTTCTGCATTGACTCCTCCCCCGGGAATGATCTTTGACGAGGCTATAGCTACAACCTTTTCGATGGACCCTGCTTTACTGCTTGAGGCTCCGGTTTACCTGGCGCTAATGGCAGCGGATGGGCAGTCAGACCCTGATCCTTTGTCCGTACTTGAAGCAATCCGAAGGTACTCGAATAAAATGACCGTCTATGTTCAAAAAGGACGGATTCAAGTCCCTCAGATTGCAAAACCGAACCCCTTGTTTGGATTTCTGGAACAAATGGTTGTCGAGGTAACGGCCTCGGGTGGAGGTGTTTTTCATCCAAAGATTTGGGCGATCCGTTTTATCAGTCCTGATCAAAGTAGCTCGATGTACCGTCTGGTGGTACTGACAAGGAATATGACCACCGATCAGTCATGGGACCTGTCGCTTCAGCTTGAGGGCACGATTGCAGGCCGGAAGTCCAAATTAAATAAGCCGCTGGCGTATTTTTTTAAGGCGCTTCCAGATCTGAGTTCTGGAATGATAGCATCGGAAAGACTTGAGCAGTCTTTTAGATTTGCAAAAGAGCTGCACCGAGTTCAGTGGGAACTCCCCGATGGTTTTGATGAGCTGACCTTCTACCTTCCGGGAACGAAGGGTTTTGACTGGGAGCCTCCCATAGCTAATAGGATGGCGGTCATTTCGCCGTTTTGTTCTGACGAAGCCCTGCAAGCATTGGCAAAAAAATCCAAGGCAGCCGATGCGCTTATCTCACGTCCAGAGACGTTGTCGGCCCTTAAGAAGGACACTCTCGATCTCTTCACACAGTGCCTTCACTTAGACGATGCAGCGGAGATCGAAGATGGCGAGGAAGATGATGTCACCGAGCAGCCACTTGCGACCGGCCTCCATGCGAAGGCCTATCTGTTTGAGACCCGATACTATTCAGATTACACCCATGTGGTTATGGGGTCTGCGAATGTGACGAACGCGGCGCTGAGTGCTTCGAAGAATGTTGAAATTCTGGTCGGGCTGGTAGGCAGGAAAAGTAAGGTCGGAGGTATCGACGAGCTTCTTGGCGCTGACGGCTTGGGAGAATATCTTATCGATTTCGATACGACTAAGGAAATCGAGACTGATTCTGTCAGGCAAGAGTCAGAGGAATTTATTGAGAAGGCTCGTGTACTGATATCTGAAGCAGCCCTGTCCATTGAGTGTAATTCCGGATCGAAGGATGGCTTGTGGGATTTAGTTCTCGCAGGAAAAATTCCATCCCTTAAAGGTATTGTCAGTGCTTCTTCATGGCCGATAACTGTCATACGCGATTTTGCTGTCGATATTTTGGCTAATGATGATCGTGACATGATCAGTCTTGGAGAGTTTTCCGCCTCATCCGTGACAGGCCTTATCGCCTTTGAGCTTAAATCAAACCATCCTGATGTTATGGCAAGATTTGTACTTAATCTTCCCGTAACAGGTATTCCTGATGAACGCAACTCTGCCATTTTGCAAACAGTGATCAGCAATCAAGATGGATTCATTCGCTACCTTATGCTCTTGCTGGGGGATGATTCGTCGTCTGGTCTTGACCCCGGTAATGGGTCAGGAGTTGCTAAATGGTTAGTTCAGCTGGCCGCTGGTGAGGATATTCCATTGCTGGAAGAACTTACCCTCACATACAGCCGACATCCTGAACGGCTGAAGGAAATTTCTAAGCTGGTTCAAGAACTATCTCAAGGAGGCCCGAATACTATAATCCCCGACGACTTTCTTAACCTGTGGAATATTTTTGAAACAGCTATCGCGGGGCGTGATGCATAA
- a CDS encoding ADP-ribosylglycohydrolase family protein: protein MNHKLRRRIKVVSRCSQRIKRTQGCRCLLGQFAGDALGSLVQFQSPDEIRRSYPEGVWELADGGTWNTTAVQGIDIRIEKRLNERKR from the coding sequence ATGAACCACAAGCTCAGGAGGAGGATAAAAGTGGTGAGTAGATGCTCTCAAAGAATTAAACGCACCCAAGGATGTCGATGCCTGCTCGGCCAGTTTGCCGGGGATGCGCTGGGGAGTCTGGTTCAGTTTCAGTCCCCGGATGAGATTCGGCGGAGCTATCCTGAAGGTGTCTGGGAGCTGGCAGATGGCGGGACATGGAACACCACCGCTGTTCAAGGGATAGATATCAGAATTGAAAAGAGACTGAATGAAAGAAAAAGATAA
- a CDS encoding endonuclease/exonuclease/phosphatase family protein — translation MKTDSASFSVMTMNLRFGLAKDDKNRWERRRDVVKDFLEQMKTDFIGFQEVNHFQAEFLKNTLTQYGHIGWYNRNHPWWQSNMFFFHKDWTCLGHRHHFISRFPDIPSKMPGSRWPRQCVAGWFEKQGRHLLAANTHFDFNPKVQARSAGMVAGFLKRFPPGLPVVITGDFNTGHDSSAFKTFQTHGFREVFEADPPGTFHGFTGRTDGRHIDWILYRGEIRPVTRRVLTFHKGDQYPSDHFPVAADFIFYS, via the coding sequence ATGAAAACAGATTCTGCATCTTTCAGCGTGATGACCATGAACCTGCGCTTCGGCCTGGCAAAAGATGACAAAAACCGCTGGGAACGACGCAGGGATGTGGTCAAAGATTTTCTGGAGCAGATGAAAACCGATTTCATCGGATTCCAGGAGGTAAACCATTTTCAGGCGGAATTTCTGAAAAACACCCTGACCCAGTACGGCCACATCGGCTGGTACAACCGGAACCATCCCTGGTGGCAGTCCAACATGTTCTTTTTTCACAAAGACTGGACCTGCTTAGGCCACCGCCACCATTTCATCTCCCGGTTTCCCGACATTCCGTCCAAAATGCCCGGTTCCCGGTGGCCCCGGCAGTGTGTGGCCGGATGGTTTGAAAAACAGGGCCGGCATCTGCTGGCAGCCAACACCCATTTTGATTTCAACCCAAAGGTCCAGGCCAGAAGCGCCGGCATGGTGGCCGGTTTTCTGAAACGGTTCCCGCCGGGACTGCCCGTGGTCATCACCGGTGACTTCAACACCGGCCATGACTCATCCGCTTTCAAAACCTTTCAGACCCACGGATTCCGGGAAGTGTTTGAAGCAGACCCCCCGGGCACGTTTCACGGCTTCACCGGCAGGACCGACGGCCGGCACATCGACTGGATTTTATACAGGGGCGAAATCCGGCCGGTCACCCGCCGGGTCCTGACCTTCCATAAAGGTGACCAATATCCTTCGGATCATTTTCCCGTGGCTGCTGATTTTATCTTTTATTCCTGA
- a CDS encoding virulence RhuM family protein: MKEKDKSPKKTEVRKRDTAIVRSSAAEYLTFVASTGKGGVEAVYSDEDIWLTQKMMGVLYNVETHTVNYHLKKVFSDSELDEDSVIRNFRITAADGKNYNTKHYNLSAIIAVGYKVNSERAVQFRKWATRIIQEFTIKGYSMDDERLKNDGTILGKKYFEEQLARIREIRLSERKFYQKITDIYATAIDYDVTAQATKRFFATVQNKLHWAIHGQTAAEVIADRADHRKQNMGLTSWKDAPKGKIQKFDVIVAKNYLTENEMAQLQRLVAAYLDIAEDMALRKIPMTMQDWETRLNRFIDATDREILQDAGKVTAEIAKAHAESEFEKYRIIQDRLFESDFDRMINKQLTQNGSSDDSQE; the protein is encoded by the coding sequence ATGAAAGAAAAAGATAAAAGCCCCAAAAAAACAGAAGTGCGGAAAAGAGATACTGCCATTGTCCGCTCCTCAGCAGCGGAATATCTGACCTTTGTCGCATCCACCGGCAAGGGCGGTGTCGAGGCGGTCTACTCGGATGAAGATATCTGGCTGACCCAGAAAATGATGGGTGTTCTTTATAATGTGGAGACGCATACGGTTAACTATCATCTGAAGAAGGTGTTTTCCGACAGTGAGCTGGACGAGGATTCAGTTATTCGAAATTTTCGAATAACTGCCGCAGACGGTAAAAATTACAATACCAAACACTATAATCTATCGGCAATCATCGCTGTCGGATACAAGGTTAACTCTGAGCGGGCGGTGCAGTTCCGCAAATGGGCAACCCGGATTATTCAGGAGTTCACGATCAAAGGATATTCCATGGATGATGAACGTCTGAAAAACGACGGCACCATCCTTGGGAAAAAATATTTTGAAGAGCAGCTGGCGCGTATCCGGGAAATACGTCTGAGCGAGCGCAAATTTTACCAAAAGATCACCGATATTTATGCCACAGCCATTGATTATGATGTGACCGCTCAAGCCACAAAACGGTTTTTTGCGACGGTTCAGAACAAGCTTCATTGGGCCATTCATGGTCAAACAGCGGCAGAAGTGATTGCCGATCGCGCAGATCACCGGAAACAGAACATGGGCCTGACTTCCTGGAAGGACGCGCCGAAAGGGAAAATACAAAAATTCGATGTCATTGTTGCCAAAAATTATCTGACGGAAAATGAGATGGCCCAGTTACAACGTCTGGTTGCGGCCTATCTGGATATAGCGGAAGACATGGCACTGCGAAAGATTCCGATGACCATGCAGGATTGGGAGACACGATTGAACCGGTTTATAGATGCCACGGACCGGGAAATCCTTCAGGATGCGGGAAAAGTCACGGCGGAAATAGCCAAAGCCCATGCGGAAAGTGAATTTGAGAAATACCGGATTATCCAGGATCGATTGTTTGAAAGTGATTTCGATCGGATGATAAATAAACAGCTGACACAGAACGGTTCCTCGGATGACTCTCAGGAATAA